AGCCAGCTAGCTTCCGAAGAATGCCCGTCAAAGAAGACCCGTTGGTTAAAATTGATCAAATGCTGAAACTCGTGGGGCATGACCATGGGGCCAATGTTAGAGAGATAAAAACTCTTACTTAACGAAATCCCACTACAATAAAGATCGCCGCTGGGATTGGGTGAAGCAATATAAATGATCGACCGCTCATTCGAGGCAGCAATTTGACTATCATCATATTGGTCGCCCCCATAAAAATAACCGGTGACAAAGCCGCCCCCACTGGCCCCCAAACAATTGACCACAGGCGACATGGCCACGGTAAACCGACACTCGCTGGCATGGTCCCAGTCGCCAAACACACTTTTTTCAGAGGCGATTTTATTGTCAAAAGCGGTAAATAATTCATCTAATTCAGCATCGCTGATGATGGAGCTGGTCACGAGTGAATCAACCGCAAATACTGCATTACTGGTGACCTTCTTCACGGTTAAACTGCGGGTTGCAGTGCTGGAACCGCTGAGGCTGGTGAAAATTTTGATCGAAATGCTAGAATCGATCGAGGGCCCAGCACCACAGTTGGTAACCGTTGGGTCAATCCCAACGGCAAAAGAGGCATCCCCTTGATTTTGGCTTGTGGTCACGGCGGCAATGATTTCTTCGCGATTGCGCAAGGTTTCGTGAAAGCTAGGGGTTAAATCGGGATTGGCATCTTCAAGGGTAGAAGCTGTGGCATCGGCCTCATGCAGAGAAAACGCCATGTCTTGTTCAAGAGACGTATCGGCGCTGGTGGCGCCACTTAAGGTCCAGGAGAGGCTACCGGCATTGACATCGGCATTACTCAAACCAAAAACAAAAACCTCGCCCCCCGACAGGGCCCCAAACGTAACCGTGGCTTGATTAGAACTACCCAGATTAAGCACGACGACTTGACCCAGAGAGAAGCCTCCCCCCAAATTGTTATTGACGACCTCTCCCGAACCGCTCCCACAAGAAAGCCCAAACCAGGAAGAACAAACTGCCAAAATGAACCAGAAGCTAAAACGCTTCCTAAACCCCACAACCATAGAAAGCCCCTATCCCTTATTTGGTTTCGAGCTCCACGCCCCAGTGAGTTAGTTTGCAAGCTTCATACCCAAAGTTAAGACCTAATGAATTATTTTTTATTGAATAATTTCAAATAGATAGGATCGTCAATTTTGATGACGGAGGAAGACTGTGCAAGGTCATGGGTTAAAAAAAACCCATTTTATTGGGTTAGGCTTATCAAACACGATGATTTTAAACAGGTTTTTATTTTAGTAGAATCTTACAAAAGTGGGGCAAAAAAGACTCTCTTCTGTCATTGCGAACCCAGCAGGGTGAAGCAATCTCTTCTGTTTAAGCGGTGAGATTGCCACGCTCGCTATCATGGGTCCCCGCCTTCGCGGGGATGACACCGCTCGCAATGACAGAGTCACAATGACTTCACCATGGCACTTATTTCCCCCTCCCCCAGCAATATTTGAAGCCCATCCCCCAGTTGCACGGCCGTGGCCTCACGAACCAAGACTTTTGACCCATCTTCTAACCACCGATAGGTCAAACTATAGCCCCGTTGCAACACCGCCAAAGGCGAAACCAAGTGAATTTGCTCCGACAGGCTACGGAGATGCTGTTGGTGGGTTTTTAAAAAATGCTCAATGGCACGATGCAAGCGAGCACTCCATTCATCGACCCTTAAGTTTAATTCTTCTAAACGCCGCGCCGGGTGTTTTAACCGTTGCACCAGGTGAGCCACCTTTTCTCGGTTCCAATGCAGCCACGCCTCCACCCCCCGTTGCAAACGGCTTTCGATGGCTTTTGCTTGTAAACGCAGTTCGGCTAAGTTGGGGGAAATGAGCTCCGCTGCAGCACTGGGGGTGGGGGCCCTCAGGTCAGCCACAAAATCGGCAATGGTAAAATCGGTCTCATGCCCCACGGCGCTCACCACCGGAATTTTAGAACGGGCAATGGCTTGAGCCACGATTTCAGTGTTAAACGCCCACAGATCTTCCAGCGACCCACCCCCGCGCCCCACAATCATCACTTCGGCTAAGCCATGTTCATTGATAAGGTCAATCGCCGCTGCAATTTCAGGCGCCGCTTTTTCCCCCTGCACATTCACCGGCACTAAAAAGAGATGCAGGCGTGGGTCACGCCGGCTTAAAACATTAATAATATCTCGAATAACCGCACCCGTGGGGCTGGTCACCACACCAACATGCTTGGGGAATTTAGGCAAAGGCCGCTTGCGTTCTGCCGCAAAGAGCCCGGCCGCGGCCAATTTGGTTTTTAACTGTTCAAAGGCTAGCTGCAAGGCACCTAGGCCTTGTGGCTCGATGGATTCTACAACCAATTGATATTTGCCCTGCGGTTCATAAAGAGAAATGCGGCCCAAACACAACATGGCCAAGCCATCTTCGAGTTTAAATTTCAACTGGCGATTGGCCCCCCGAAACATGACCACTGGCAAATGCGCACGTTCATCTTTGAGGGAAAAATAATAATGCCCACTGGAATGGGGACGAAAATTACTAATTTCGCCCGCCACCCACACATGGGAAAAATTGCGTTCTAAGATTTTTTTTAATTCGCCAGTAAGTTCGGTGACGGTGTAAATATGCCGCTCTTCCGGAAGAGCGGAAAGTTCTAATTGCATGGGAGGGATTTAGCGCTAATGAGGGAGGGGGTCAAGGATTGGTGTGTCATTGAGAAGGAGCGTCTGTCATTGCGAGGCCTGTGTGGGCGGCCTTCTGTCATTGCGAACCCAGCGGGGTGAAGCAATCTCTTCTGCCTAAGCGGTGGGATTGCCACGCTCGCCAACGGGGCTCGCTCGCAATGACAGAAGTACCCCAATCGGCAGCAACAAACTCAACAACCCCAAATTAAGCCCTTGGCTACTATGTGCCGGGCTCAAACTCATTGTGCATTTCAAAAAGGGTTCGTCTGCTTTGGGCTCAACCCCATCATCAACTGCGGGGTCTCCCTGCCCTTCGGCAATACCAGGGTCTATCATCGGGGCAGGCGCAGGCGGGGCCTCACCCGGCGTCATATCACAGGCATTACCCGCGGCATCTTGGTCATAATCGAGTTGATCGGGGTTTGCCACATTGACGCAATTGTCTGCGTCATCTTTAACCCCGTCGCCGTCTAAATCATCGGGCACTTTACTAAAATCTTGATCACAGGCATCGCCCAAACCATCGGCATCTGAATCGATTTGTTCGATATTCGGCTCTAACGGGCAATTATCGATTTCATTGGCAAAGCTGTCGCCGTCTTCATCAGCTGGTTTGTAATCTGGGTCGCAAACATTGCCTAAACCATTCTTGTTGCCATCGGCTTGATCGGCATTGGGCTCCATGGGGCAATTGTCGACCCCATTGGGAATGCCATCACCATCGTCATCTTTTGACGCACTGGCAGGCGGTTCTGACGCATCATCGCTCGCCCCACCATTATTATCTGCATTGCCGTTGTTAGCCCCACCGTTATTTGCAGCATCTGCTGCATCCGCAATCAAACCACCATAACCCCAGGCTTCATCCCTGGCTTCAACCACGGGGTCGATCGGTACTCCATAATCGACCACCACAATCGTGGTATAGCCTTCTGCATCAGCAGCTTCTTCTTCAATCACCGGTTCTTCTTCATCACTTGGGGGATCAAAACTTGCTTCATCGTTGATTGCACCTTCATCTTCATCGGGAGGTGGTGGGGGGGGAGGTGGTGGTGGTTCTTGCGGCAATTTCCCTTCGGAATTTAATTGAACCTTTTTTCCGGAGGCATCTTCAACCCATACGTTTTCAAACTTATTGCTGGGCATGGTACACAAGGCTTTCTTAATATCTTTAGCTTTCACCGTAAAATTTTTGAAGAGGCTATCGGTGATGTTGATATTAAAAACACACTGGCCTTCGGGTGGGTTGACGTTCAACCCATTGAGCACCACCGATTGAGCCTTGGATCCATCAAAAATCAGATTCTTGCCATCACCATTGAGATCATTCTGAACTTCCTGACCATAGTCATTATAAGACACAGGCCCCACCTCTATGTTCAAACTTAAAATTGGAATGGGAATATTAAAAGATTTACCAGCCGCAAAATCGATTCTTTCCCGGCATTCTCGAGGTTGGCCATTGGCCCCATTAAAAACATTGATTTTTCGGCATAAGGATATGACCTTGCCAGGATCGCAAGTTTTGGTGCTCACCACCGAGGCATCGTTGGCATCGGTGCAAAAATCTTCTGCCTGGGCGGCCTGGGCCAGGAATAAATGAAGCAGCACGGCCCCCAAGATACCCACACCCCTTTTCATAAAGATCCCCGCTTTCGTCTTAAAATCAATCCCCACAACACTGGGATTCCCCACAACCAGCTCCCCAAATGAGGCGCAGCTGCAGTTAAGCTAAACAAACAATCCGTTCCTTCATCATGCACGCTGGTACCAATGGTAGCGACCGGTGGTTGGTTCACCGTGGGGGTTTCACTGGTGGCAGGTTTACAAACTTCGGCATTTTGATCGGCATTGGCAAGCGTTGGGCAATTATCTTGGGCATCGGCCACGCCATCACAATCAGCATCGCCCTCACAGGCAATGTCAAAGATGGGAGTGGGCGTTGGGCTTGAAGCGGGTGCAGTTGGCGTTGGAGTGGGGGTTGGTGTACCTGAAGGCTGTGTCTCGGGCTCGCCGCTAGGGCTAGGCGTCGGTGATTCGGAAGGTTGTGTTTCGGGTTGAGTTTCGGGTTGAGTCTCAGGCTCGCTACTAGGGCTTGCCACAGGTGGTGTGCTTGGGCTGGGCGCCGGGCTGGGTGATTCAGATGGCTGTGACTCCGGTTGTGTCTCCGGCTCGGGTTCCCCCTCGGGAGTTTCATCACAAATATCACCTGTCGCATCATTATCGGTGTCTTTTTGATCTGCATTGGCATGCTCAGGGCAGTTGTCTTGTTCATCAGGCATGTGATCGAGATCTTTATCGCCTTCAACTTCAACATTTTCTAAAACCAAGTCAAAATCGTCTGGGGCATATTTCCCCTCTTCAATGAAAGGCAGATAAGTGCCCGTTTCTACTATCTGCACGGGTAAATTACGCACAACGAAATTGCGGATGACCACCCGCCCTTTGGGGGCATCCACCGTCATGAGGGCGTCACCGGGGTCGAGCTTGCTGCCATCTAAAATAACTTTGTAGCCTTTACCCAAATTGCCATCGATCACGAGCAGATTTTTATCTTCATCTTTGGTCGTATCAGACAAATTCATGACCCCAATCGTGCTATCGGGGGTAACGGTATAGGTGGTTTCATCATCGGCCTTAAAATTGACGAGCTTAAAATCGATTTTGTTGAGGCATTCGAGGTTGAGGTTATAGGCTTGATAGATTTTGCGAGCCAGTGACCCCAGATGGGAAATGTCGTATTTTTTAACCTCGACCGTGCAATGATAGGGATCAGAAGGCTTGGCCATGGCCGACACCCCCCACAACCCAAAACTTATGACATAGAGTGTCAAGAAAAATCGTTTCATTCTAATAGGGTATCGGAGTTCCCCACAAAATGTTTCGGGGGAATTCTTTTATAATTGCACGAAACAAAATCACCATCCCCACGATAACCCTATTAGACAGGGTAGCACTTACGAAAGAGGTGCCCTGTGAACGATTGGTGGCAATACTTAAAAGGTGCTGAGCTACGTCTGAACTGGCTAATCGATCGCAGCCCCTTTGATACAAGCACGACGAATGTTTTTTCGAACACCCATGAAATGAAAGATAGTAGCAAGCCTTCGGGTTTCGGCGTTGGTTATCTTCACAGTGTGGTGGGTAATCGCGATTTAATGGTGGGTGGTATGTTAGATTTTAATTGGTCCCACCCTCTGCTTAAGAACATTTATCTTGATGATGATGAGGATGGTGATGGTAAACCCGACTTTTGGAAAGCAAGCGAGGTTGAAGAATTTGTTTGGACGATCAAAGCCCAAGCCCTTTGGAATATCCCAGGAACCGTTGACCAATTTTATGAAGTAGGCCTGGCCGCATTCTTGGGCGGTGGAGAGCAAGCACTTACCTGTAATTGTGACACAGATGGCGGGATGGTACGTGAAGGGGTAGAATCCAGCGATTTCGTACTCCAAGCGGGAGCCGAATTGAGATTGCTTTGCGGTCTTTGGTTTATAGCTGTGGGGTTGGATCTTGTCTCTAAACCTATTTTTAATCGAGCAAATGCCGTTCTTGGGCACCCTAGCCAAAAAGTTGGCTATAATAATAATGGCGATAACCCTCCCTATCGAGTCACAACGGGAATCGACGTTATGGCCCTCTTTGGATTGGGTAAAGATGTTTATGATGCCCTTAAGTAAAGCTCGCCCATAATTCACGAAACAAAATCACCACCCCAACGATAACCCTAGTAGACAGGGTGAGGGGGCTTTTAAAAAAGAGGTTTTATTTATGAATGATTGGTGGAAAGGTTTTGAAGCACGTTTAAATTGGCAAGTTCACCGTAGCGACTTTGATACCAGCGATACGGGGGCTTTTTCGAACACCCATGTAATGGAGGATGGTGCCAAACCGTCAGGTTTCGGCATTGGTTATCTTCACAGTGTGGTGGGTAATCGCGATTTAATGCTGGGTGGTATGTTAGATTTTAATTGGTCCCACCCTTTGCTCATGGCCATTAATGATGATGATGGCAACCTTTGGAAAACAAGCGAACTTGAAGAATTTGTTTGGACCATCCAAGGCCAAATGCTTTGGAACATCACTGGCACTGTTGATAAATGGTATGAAATAGGCTTAGCAGCCTTTATAGCGGGTGGACAACAAGATCTTACCTGTAATTGCGACACGGGGGGTGGCAATTTACGTAAAGGCTTAGACTCCAGTAGTTTCGTACTCCAAACCGGATTAGAGCTTAGATTACTTCGTGGTCTTTTGTTTGTAAACGTAGGTTGGGATGTGATTTCTGGACCCGGTTATAATCGAGAAGATGCCATTGAAGGCGCTCCCAGCCAAGGAATCGATTATAATAATAATGGTGATGATTCCCCAGTTCGAGTCAAAACAGGGATCGATTTTGGAGCCCTCGCTGGTTTGGGTAAAGATGTTTATGATGCCGCTAGTGGGATTAATGCACGCTATGAGGCAGATGACCGAAACCACGCTATTGTCCAGGTAAAAGATGCCCTTAGAAGGGTGAAAGATCAAATTGCAGAAGGGAACGGGTTAGTCGCATCTAATGTGAGCGGGGCAGAGGGCAAAGCTAATGGGGCAAGAGCCGATCTCTCAAGTGCTCAAGGAATCGCCAATTCAAACAATTTAGGCGAAACCGATTATCAAGACAGTGAGATTAATTTAGTAGCTATTGAAAGAGATCTCGCCACGCTTGACACCGCTATTGCTGCGGCCAAAGCCCGCGCAACTGCCGCTACTCCACGAACACCGTTAGACTTAAAGGGTGCGGATAATACTAGTGGAAGTACCGAACTAGGTCAGCTTGGTGTGGTAAAAAAAAAGTTTGAAGGTGACAGTGGCTACTTAGCCTTAATCACAGAAGATACTTCCGTAGCTGCACGCCAAGTTTCCCTGGCTAGTGGGGGTGACACAACCCTAGCCAACACTCACCTCCCCATTGCTCGCGCTGCCCTAGAAAGCGCCCAACGAAGATATAGCGACGCTCTAGCTTACGCCAAAGAGGCCAACGACGGCGTCACCCAGTATTATTCAAGCAACGCCGCATACACCACCCTACGAGATGCAATCCTCACTCACACCCGCGCCGCCCACGGTAATTTAAGCCGAGCCATTAACGAATACAATACTGCCATTACAGCCTATAATCGCCAGCCCGGCGTAACCGCGATTGCAACGCTCAGCTCCCCCTCCCCCGAAGCCCCTCCCGCAGCCGCTGCTGCACGCACAGTAGCACCTCGTCGCGCTGAACCATCCAGACCCACAGATTATAAAAGGGTTATCACTGGCCTACTCGACGCCGCAGATAAAAAAATTACCGACGCCAGGACCGCGCTAGAAAAAGATCCTAAAAGAGCCAAACAACTCGCCCAGCAAGCCAAAGGTAATGCCACCCGAGCAGGTACCATTGCTAACAAACAAGGAATCACTGACTTTGATGCCCGGATCAAGACTGCTGGGTCTACGGCCGTTGGAATCATTAACACCGCCAACGAAAAAATTGCCGTTGCGGCTGCTGCTGCCAAAACAAAGACTGCTGCTCCGGCTCAACCCGCCACCAACCCCCCAGCTGAACCCGAACCAGAACGCTCAGTGGAATAATAATAAAAACAAGCAATCCGAAATGGAAGATTCTTTACCATCATGGGTCCCCGCCGGAGTTTACCCCTGCGTAGGCAGGGGCAGGGATGACATGGTTCAGAATGACAGACCGATTAAGAAGATGAAATTTTCTTAGGCATGCACTTCGTGATTTTCAAATTCCCTCTGTCTTACAAATTTAATTTCTAAGCGACATTTTAAAGCTTCAGCAACTTGCTGAAGTTTCTCTACAGAATTTCCCTCGTAATCTGCATCTTCCAATCTCGCAATAGCAGATTGCGAAGTCTTTAGCAGCTTTGCAAGGTCTTTCTGAGAGAGCCCAGCTTCCATTCTTAATTCGCGCACTTGTCTGGCAATTTGATCTTTTAACTTTTCTTCCTCATAGAGCCGCTGCCATTCGGGATCTTTTTCTATTCTTCGTTTTAGAATTTCTAAACCGTTTGTCGTTTTTCCCATATTGTTCTCCATTATCTCCTTAATTATTTTCAGAATAAGAATGAACTGCAGGATTTTTCTCAAAAGTAATTTTTCTTTTTAAGGCCAGCTCAATTTCTTTTAAAGGCACCTTTGATGCTTGCTTAATAATTCCATGACTTAAAACAACTGCTTCTCTCCCATGAAAAAAATACAACAACCGATATTGAATGCCCCGAAGGTGCCACCGTAGTTCATAAATTCCATCTCTTAGAAAATCTGCTTCAGGACGTCGAAGCGCATTTCCTAATTCGGCAAGCCTATCTAATCTAACCTTGCCTTTCGCGCTCGCTTTCCTAGGGATCTCTTCCATAAATTCCAAAATTGGAACCGAGTTCCCTTCCTTGTAAAATATGATGTTAACAGCGCTCATAGGAATTATCTCAAATCTGAGGTTGTATTTCAAGGGAGAATAATATCAAATTTGATATATTGCAAGCCCTTGATTTTCAATTGATTTTCACTCGGCAGTTAGAGTCAGAATGGGGGTCACCCATTCACTACCTCATTTTCCACTTGGAGCAACCACCGAGAGATCCTTGCAAATCTTCTTTGCCAACAAGTCGTGAATTTCACGATGCCTTGGAATAGTCGAGGTTTGCCTCGTAACAGGATTGAAATAAACCGTATGACTGCCTCCTTCGCGCAAAAACATGCAGCCCTGGCGTTCAAGATGGCGAATAAGTACTTTTCGTTTCATCGAGATATCTTGACCGTTTCACGGATAAAATGACGATCGTGGAGTTGAGACTTTGCAAGGATTTGATTGGTATCTAGAATAAGTTTCAACGCCTCTTGCAAATTGCGGCGGGCCTCTTTTAATGTTTTCCCTTGGGTGTTTACCCCCGGCACCTCTTCTATACAGGCTACATACCACTTCCCCACCTTCTCATAAATTGCGGTAAACACTCGTGTCATAAAAACCTCTCATTACTCGTTACTTGCTTCTTACCCGATTTTATTAATGCCACAAAAACTTCTGAAAAACAATATGAGATTACCCACCACCCCGGAACGCAAGAATCATGATAGGGGTCTTTCATTACCTCAAAACTTATAAGGCCTTTAGCTAAGATAACCA
The nucleotide sequence above comes from Deltaproteobacteria bacterium. Encoded proteins:
- the xseA gene encoding exodeoxyribonuclease VII large subunit; the encoded protein is MQLELSALPEERHIYTVTELTGELKKILERNFSHVWVAGEISNFRPHSSGHYYFSLKDERAHLPVVMFRGANRQLKFKLEDGLAMLCLGRISLYEPQGKYQLVVESIEPQGLGALQLAFEQLKTKLAAAGLFAAERKRPLPKFPKHVGVVTSPTGAVIRDIINVLSRRDPRLHLFLVPVNVQGEKAAPEIAAAIDLINEHGLAEVMIVGRGGGSLEDLWAFNTEIVAQAIARSKIPVVSAVGHETDFTIADFVADLRAPTPSAAAELISPNLAELRLQAKAIESRLQRGVEAWLHWNREKVAHLVQRLKHPARRLEELNLRVDEWSARLHRAIEHFLKTHQQHLRSLSEQIHLVSPLAVLQRGYSLTYRWLEDGSKVLVREATAVQLGDGLQILLGEGEISAMVKSL
- a CDS encoding thrombospondin type 3 repeat-containing protein; the encoded protein is MKRGVGILGAVLLHLFLAQAAQAEDFCTDANDASVVSTKTCDPGKVISLCRKINVFNGANGQPRECRERIDFAAGKSFNIPIPILSLNIEVGPVSYNDYGQEVQNDLNGDGKNLIFDGSKAQSVVLNGLNVNPPEGQCVFNINITDSLFKNFTVKAKDIKKALCTMPSNKFENVWVEDASGKKVQLNSEGKLPQEPPPPPPPPPPDEDEGAINDEASFDPPSDEEEPVIEEEAADAEGYTTIVVVDYGVPIDPVVEARDEAWGYGGLIADAADAANNGGANNGNADNNGGASDDASEPPASASKDDDGDGIPNGVDNCPMEPNADQADGNKNGLGNVCDPDYKPADEDGDSFANEIDNCPLEPNIEQIDSDADGLGDACDQDFSKVPDDLDGDGVKDDADNCVNVANPDQLDYDQDAAGNACDMTPGEAPPAPAPMIDPGIAEGQGDPAVDDGVEPKADEPFLKCTMSLSPAHSSQGLNLGLLSLLLPIGVLLSLRASPVGERGNPTA
- a CDS encoding thrombospondin type 3 repeat-containing protein; its protein translation is MAKPSDPYHCTVEVKKYDISHLGSLARKIYQAYNLNLECLNKIDFKLVNFKADDETTYTVTPDSTIGVMNLSDTTKDEDKNLLVIDGNLGKGYKVILDGSKLDPGDALMTVDAPKGRVVIRNFVVRNLPVQIVETGTYLPFIEEGKYAPDDFDLVLENVEVEGDKDLDHMPDEQDNCPEHANADQKDTDNDATGDICDETPEGEPEPETQPESQPSESPSPAPSPSTPPVASPSSEPETQPETQPETQPSESPTPSPSGEPETQPSGTPTPTPTPTAPASSPTPTPIFDIACEGDADCDGVADAQDNCPTLANADQNAEVCKPATSETPTVNQPPVATIGTSVHDEGTDCLFSLTAAAPHLGSWLWGIPVLWGLILRRKRGSL
- a CDS encoding XRE family transcriptional regulator gives rise to the protein MGKTTNGLEILKRRIEKDPEWQRLYEEEKLKDQIARQVRELRMEAGLSQKDLAKLLKTSQSAIARLEDADYEGNSVEKLQQVAEALKCRLEIKFVRQREFENHEVHA
- a CDS encoding type II toxin-antitoxin system RelE/ParE family toxin, which translates into the protein MSAVNIIFYKEGNSVPILEFMEEIPRKASAKGKVRLDRLAELGNALRRPEADFLRDGIYELRWHLRGIQYRLLYFFHGREAVVLSHGIIKQASKVPLKEIELALKRKITFEKNPAVHSYSENN
- a CDS encoding type II toxin-antitoxin system HicA family toxin — encoded protein: MKRKVLIRHLERQGCMFLREGGSHTVYFNPVTRQTSTIPRHREIHDLLAKKICKDLSVVAPSGK
- a CDS encoding type II toxin-antitoxin system HicB family antitoxin — encoded protein: MTRVFTAIYEKVGKWYVACIEEVPGVNTQGKTLKEARRNLQEALKLILDTNQILAKSQLHDRHFIRETVKISR